A region of Caballeronia insecticola DNA encodes the following proteins:
- a CDS encoding class II fumarate hydratase, which produces MITPSRIEHDAFGPVEIPSDRYWGAQTQRALGLFEIGEERFPTVLISAFGLQKCAAAQANVRCGVLAQEIASAIEKAALELHEGRWDDHFPLTIWQTGSGTQTNMNANEVIANRANELFGQPLGTKSPVHPNDHVNRSQSSNDSFPTVMHVAAAIELRGRLRPALEELRSALAERSHAFADVVKVARTHLMDAVPMTMGQTFGTFERQLSNALARIDDALPRLLILPQGGTAAGTGLNAPEGFDTFFCAALADVTGLSFVPSTHKFEGMAAHDALVELSGALNTIATSLLKIANDIRLLASGPRCGLGELLIPDDGLTSSIMPGKRNPTIAEVLVQACLQVIGNHQTITLANASGNFELNVAKPVLVYNLLQSLRVLADSVNIFARRLVRGIEVNREQLASNVDRSLLAVTALNPILGYDRVAQITARAFRDRVTPREAAVALGFLDGDEYDRLVDPAALAAGSASKR; this is translated from the coding sequence ATGATCACGCCATCGCGAATCGAACATGACGCATTCGGTCCCGTCGAGATTCCGTCGGATCGATACTGGGGTGCACAGACGCAGCGTGCCCTCGGTTTATTTGAGATCGGTGAAGAACGCTTTCCGACAGTGCTGATAAGCGCGTTCGGTCTGCAAAAATGCGCGGCAGCGCAGGCCAACGTTCGGTGTGGTGTGCTCGCGCAAGAGATTGCCTCGGCGATCGAGAAGGCGGCGCTCGAGCTGCACGAGGGAAGATGGGACGACCATTTTCCCTTGACGATCTGGCAGACGGGGTCCGGCACGCAAACCAACATGAACGCCAACGAGGTCATCGCAAACCGGGCAAACGAGTTATTCGGCCAACCGCTCGGGACCAAGAGTCCGGTGCACCCCAATGATCACGTCAACCGCTCGCAGTCATCGAACGACAGCTTTCCGACAGTGATGCACGTGGCAGCCGCGATCGAGTTGAGGGGACGTTTGCGGCCCGCGCTGGAAGAACTTCGATCAGCGCTTGCTGAGCGCAGCCATGCCTTCGCCGACGTCGTAAAGGTCGCTCGCACGCATTTGATGGACGCTGTGCCGATGACCATGGGGCAAACGTTCGGAACATTCGAGCGCCAACTGTCCAATGCACTGGCTCGTATCGACGATGCCTTGCCCCGGCTCTTGATTCTGCCTCAAGGCGGCACGGCTGCCGGCACGGGGCTGAACGCGCCTGAAGGCTTCGACACATTCTTTTGTGCGGCGCTCGCAGACGTTACCGGTTTGTCGTTTGTCCCGAGTACCCATAAGTTCGAAGGCATGGCGGCTCATGATGCTCTAGTGGAACTATCGGGCGCGTTGAACACGATCGCGACGTCGCTACTGAAGATCGCGAACGACATCAGATTGCTCGCTTCCGGTCCTCGCTGTGGTCTCGGCGAATTGTTGATTCCCGATGACGGACTGACTTCTTCGATCATGCCGGGAAAGCGCAATCCGACGATCGCAGAAGTGCTCGTCCAGGCGTGTTTGCAGGTTATCGGTAACCACCAGACGATCACCCTGGCGAACGCATCCGGAAACTTCGAACTGAACGTCGCCAAGCCGGTACTTGTCTATAACCTGCTGCAGTCGTTGCGTGTGCTCGCTGATTCAGTCAACATTTTTGCGAGGCGCCTGGTACGTGGCATTGAAGTGAACCGAGAACAACTCGCGAGCAACGTTGACCGATCGCTGCTCGCAGTCACTGCCCTCAATCCGATACTCGGCTACGACCGCGTTGCACAGATTACGGCAAGAGCGTTTCGCGACCGCGTTACGCCACGCGAGGCAGCGGTCGCGCTCGGATTTCTCGATGGCGATGAATACGACCGACTTGTCGATCCCGCCGCGCTCGCCGCCGGTAGCGCTTCGAAGCGGTAG